Below is a window of Manis javanica isolate MJ-LG chromosome 2, MJ_LKY, whole genome shotgun sequence DNA.
GTTCATAGTTAATTCTATTACtttatgtatgttgttttctacaTTAAATGATTGGTTAGATCAGTTCTCAAATGGTGATCTTGTGATCCCTGGGAGTCCCCAAGACCCTTTCATGGGAATGCGTAAGGCCAAAGAATTTCCAAGAATATTTAGACACTACCTGccttttcactttcattcattAATGACTGTAGGGCTTTCCAGAGTCTACAGAATGAATGGTACGCACAGACTGAATGCAAAAGATGCAGGACTCCAGCTGTCTTTGTCAGGTCAGGTATGCAGACTTGCCTTGGCACTCATTTAGAAAGATACTGTTGTATTTCACTTTAAATGTCATGCTGATAGGCAATGGacttgttaattttttctcaACTTTTGATTTCTGACACGATAAATATTGATGACCTACTTGCCCTTCTCTTGTAAGTTTCCCTATAAAGGATGCCGGAATGACCCAAAATACGAGGAGCCAGGGGACCCGTGGGGAGGGGGTAAACCGCAGCAAAGGCATCCGGCTGTTCAGTCTCATGGCTGTGTCCTCCTCTGCAGGGCTGGCAGGAACCAACTTACCCAGGCGGCACACTGCTCCCGGCAGCACAGCCGGCGGACCAACTGATGACGTGGGCGTGTAAGACCCCCACCTCAGAGGTAACTGTGCATCACAGACCTGACCTGACGGGCTGGGCATGCTGAGAGATTACCTGGACCAGCACCAGGAGCTAGGGAATGGCCAGGAGCAGCCCAGTGGCCACTCCCCACTTGGCCTCTACCCTGCCCTCCACCTTACCCTCTGCCCAGGGCTGCTCGGTCTGGGTTTCTGCCAGAGACATGTGACCTCAGGCCAGCATCCTCACCAAAGCCTGAGTCCTCTGCCTTTATCCAGGACGCAGGCCAAGCCCCGAACCTGGGGCTGCAGCATCCAACACACaaccctgtccccacccccaggacaGACAAGTACAGCAGGACCAGAAGGAAGGTTGGAATCACTTTTATTGGGGTGAGCACTGTAGGCCCACCCATGGTCAGGTTAGTGTCCTGCCCGCACGGAGGAAGCCAGAGCCTGGcgcccccacccaccacctgccTGGGTCAGTGGAAcatgcaaagcatagaggataGAGGCAGGGCAGAAACCACCaaggccaggggctggaggggctggagggggTGGCACCAAGCTGGGCTGCCCGGCTTAGCAGAAGcccagccagcgcccctgggaccaAGCAGAGGAACTGAGGCTCTGGGGTGGGGtttgggcaggggaggggaagtACAGGCAGGTAGCACCCCGGTGGGGGTTCCAAAGGCCCCAGGGGCCTCTGAGCCTTGGGAGGAGCCCTGCAGAAGGCCCAGCCATGCCCAacctggcctggggctggcacACCCCAATTGGCCGGCAAGCCTTTCCCCAGGAGGGTCTGTCTCCCGGCCCGGGTCAGGGTCCTCGGGGCCTGGGGCACGAGGCAGGGTACAGAAGGCACTTACTAGGGAGCTGAGGCTGAAAGGATGAAGCCAGaagctggggcctggggagggtgtcaggagctgggaggcaggaacAGAGCCTGCAGCTTGGCCAGAGCGGGCTAGGGGCGGGTACAGGCTGGCGCCCGGCCCAGGCCAGCTGGTTCTGTACCTGGACCCTGATTTTTCCATGGGGAAGGGGCTTCTATGCCCATGTCAGCCTGGAAGAGATGGCTGACCCAGGACACCCTCCTCCCCAGcaaggcccactgaccaagcagGTCAGTCctagaaacagaaggaaatgcCAGCCCTGAGGGCCGTGCTAATAATGGTCTGCCCCCAGCCACCCTGGGCAGCTAGGATTGATGGTTGAGTGTCAGGGGGCCTGGCCTACAGGGCTGGGAGACCCTTGCCCAGATAAATCCCTCCCTGGGGGCGGGGGGAGATGAGAGTGTGGGATTGGAGCCCAGCTCTGGACCCTCCAAGGCACCTGGCTGTGGTGAgtggcaggcagagggacaggGAGACTTGGAACGAGGTGGCCAGTGGGGCTGGACCAGCCCCAACCTCAGCACACAGGCTGTCTGGACAGCAGACAAATGTTAACTTATTAATCTGGTCTTTTTGGTTAAACTTTAGGCACCACTTGGGAGGAAGACATCTTTGACCAGTGAGGAGAGACCCCAGCGCGCCTGGGCAGGGAGCCTGGCCACGTGCAGAGCGGGAGGGCAGGGTGCGGGCGGGGGTCAGGCCGCCGCAGGCTCGGGGCTCCCCAGGGAGGATGCAGGCCCCGAGGCGTAGCGGCGGCCGTATCCTGAGGAGGagtaggaggaggaagagaaggtcGCGGAGAAGCCAGAGCCGGTGGCGTCAAAGCTGCCGCGGCGAGAGCCAGCCCGGGAGCCAGTGCGCGAGCCGGAGCGCGAGCCGGCTGCAGAGCCGGAGCCGCTGACGCCGTAGGGGCTGTAGTAGCCCTTGCTCGACTGGGCAGCGGCCTCGAGCAGCCGCAGCCCCGTGCCCTCCTCCACCATGCTGCGGTCCAGCGCATCCTTATAGGAGATCTTGAGCTTGGTCTTGGGGCAAGTGAGATACTTGGCGTATGCACTGACATCACGCAGCTTCTGGGCGGTGCGGGCATCCACCACGCCACGCTGCAGGGCCTCGTCCAGGGGCACGCGGCCAGGCGTGTCAGGCTCAATCAGGCCGCCTGTCAGGTACTGCACCTCCAGGAAGCGCTGGCCGGCCTCGTAGTAGAGCCAGCCCTTCTTCAGGGCCTGGGCAGCTGACATCTTGGTCTTGGTGCGCGGGTCCTCAAAGCCACAGAAGGCCTTCTGGGCCAGGTTGATGCGGTCCACCATGATCTTGTCCACCAGGCCCTTGTTGACAGCGTCAGTGACAGGGAAGCGCTCGCCGGTGGCAGGGTCGATGATGCCCCCGGTGCAGGCCTGCGCCTCCAACAGCCGCTGCCCAGTGATGTTGTCCACCAGGCTGCGGCGCATGGCCTCTGTGATGGACACCTTCTCCAGCGTCTCCGTGTCCAGGATGCCAGCCACGGGGCCCGTGTCCTCAGTGGGATCAGACCACGAGGCCAGCTGGGTCCTGGAGACAGCAGGGCTAATGGGGTACGAAGAGGAGGACCCCACTGAGGAAGAGCGGGAGCGGAAGCCACCGGCATTGCCAGACAGCATGTCTGCAAACTCAGTGATGGAGAGCGTGCCGGCGCGGTACTGGTCCAGGGCGGAGCGGTCAATGAGGTTCTTGGCGATGGCCTCGTCGATGTCGTACTGGCGGCCCGAGCGGCGGTCAATGATCATGGACTTGACCACGCCATCCGAGGAGGAGATGGTGATCTCTTCCCACTCGCACTCCTGCTCTGACAGTTCCAGGTACGTCTGGTGGTCGATGAGCCCCTTGCGGTAAGCCTCGTACACCGACATCTCCTTGCCCGTCTCGGGGTCCACGATCACCACACGGCGCTTGCGCACGGAGGACTTGGAGGATGTCTTCCGCTCCCGCTTCTTCTCCCGGAGTGGCAGGAGGCGCAGGCCCGTCTGGGGATCCTCCACGCAGCGCTCCATCAGCTGCAGGTAAGTGAGGTTCTCCTCTGTGTTGGGGTCAAAGAAGCCCTTGGTGTCATCGCTTGGGTCTGTAAGGATATCATTCATCTCCTCATCGAAGAGGCCACGTTGGTAGGCCACGTCCACAGGCAGGCGGTGGCTTTCCTCGGGGTCGATGATGCCGCCTGTGGCGATCTGGGCCTCCAGCAGGCGGATGCCGTGGTCCTTCAGAATCAGGCCCTTCTTCATGGCCTGGAACAGGGAGATGAGCTTCCCAGAGTAGGGGTCCTTGTAGCCAGTGACGGCGCGCTCGGCTGACAGCAGCTTGTCCTTGAACTCGGGGCCCACAATGCCCATGCGCACAGCCTCCTCGACGGTCAGCTTGAGTCCCTTGATGGGGTCAATGACATAGCCAGTGGCCGCCTGTGCCTCCAGGAGCTCAAAAGCTGTGCCAGGGCGGATGATGCCTTTCTTCATGGCCTGGTACACTGACAGCCGCTCCTTGGTGGCGTCAACAAAGACACCCGCGATGCAGCTGGTGCCCTCGAGGAACTTCTGCAGGCTCCTGGAGACCTCTTCGACAGAGGTCAGGCCCTCCTGCAGCTGCAGCGCCGTGGCCTCATCCATGACCTGAGAGCGCACCAGCTCCTCCACGGTGATCTGTTTGCGCAGGCCACGGAAAGTCAGCTTGCGGGCATCGGAGAGCGGCAGGAGCAGCTGGCCACTGTCCTCATGGCGGCGGCACCGCCGGAGCAGCTGCGTATAGCTGAGGCGCTCATCCGTTGAGGGGTCCAGGTAACTGCGCACCTCGCTGGGCTCCGACAGCTGGTCATGCGTGTCCTTGTTGAGGTAGCCACGCTGGTAGGCCACCTCCAATGGGAGGTGGAAGCCCAAGCGTGGGTCCACAATGCCGCCCGTGGCCAGCTGGGCATCCAGCAGCCGCAGGGCCTCCTCGGCAGGGATCAGCTCCTTCTTCATGGCCTGGAAAAGCGAGATAGTCTGCTCCGTGTAGGGGTCACGGTAGCCGGTCACGGCCCGCTCAGCTGAGAGCAGTCGGTCGTGCAGCTCAGGGCCCACCAGGCCCTTCCGTACAGCCTCGTCCACAGTCAGCCGCTCGCCCTTCACCGGGTCCAACAGGAAGCCGGTGGCCGCCTGCGCCTCCAGCAGGAAGCGGGCCACCTCAGCACTCAGCAGCCCCTTCTTGAGGGCCTGGTAGATGGTCAGCGTCTGCCTAGAGCTGGGCAGGTAGATGCCAGCTACACAGCCTGTGCCGTAGAGGTAGCGCCAGGCAGATTCCTCCTCAAGCACCTCACGGAGGGTCCTGGTGCCCTCCCGGAGCAGGCTGTAGGCCTCCCGGGAGATGACCCGGGCCTCGTACAGGTCCTCGGCCGTGAGGCGGCGGCGGACGTAATCATAGGAAGCGAGGTTCTGCTGTCGGATGACCTCAGTCTTCTCGATTATCTCAATGATGATGATGATCATACGCTCCTTGGTGACCCGGCCTGCCTGGAAGTCGGCCATCAGCCGGGCCCGCTGCTCCTCAGGAATCAAGTCTGACTGCATCACCTCCCACAGGGACATGGTGGAGCCGCCAAGGCTGCCGCCACCGGGGATGTCAATCTGCGTCTCCTCAAATGCCCTCCGGGTCTCCTCCTCAGTGTACACCTGCGTGGTCTCCACCACCTCCGTCTGCTCCGCCCCTTTTAGCGGCAGGAGGCGCAGGCCCGTCTCGGGGTCCTCCACGCAGCGCTCCAGCAGCTGCCGGTAGGTGAGGTTCTCGTGCGTGTTGGGGTCAAAGAAGCCCCTGGTGTCGTCGCCGGGGTCCGCCAGGACGCGGCTCATCTCCTCGTCGAAGTAGCCGCGCTCGTAGGCCACGTGCACGGGCAGGCGGTGGCTGTGCACGGGGTCGATGATGCCGCCCGTGGCGATCTGGGCCTCCAGCAGGCGGATGCCGTGGTCCCGCACGATGAGGCCTTTCTTCATGGCCTGGAACAGGGAGATAGTGGTGCCCGAGTAGGGGTCCTTGTACCCCGTCACGGCCTTCTCGGCTGACAGCAGCTTCTCATGCAGCTCAGGGCCCACAACTCCGTTCTTCACAGCCTCGTTGACGTATAGGCGCTGGTTGCGCACAGGGTCAACCAGAAAGCCGGTGGCTGCCTGGGCCTCAAGCAGAAGAGTGGCCGTGCTGGGCCTCAGCAGGCCCCTCCTCATGGCCTCATAGATGGTCACCTTCTCCTTGGAGTCCTCCAGGTAGATGCCAGCAAGGCAGTCACTGCCTCGGAGGAGCGTCCGCACGGTGTCCACCTCTGACAGATCCTTGACTGATGTCTTTCCATCTTTGAGCTGCTCAAACTGGGCCTTGCTGAGGACCCCAGCAGCCAGGAGCTCACTGGCTGGCACCGGGGCACGGAGGCCACTGAAGGACAGCCTCTCCTGCCGCATGGTCTCCACCTCCTCAACAATGGTGATGACGATCTTAATGACCTTCTCCACGGTGACCTTGCCCGTGCGGAACTGACGGAGCAGCTCCCGCCGCTGTTCCTCCGTGAAGTAGTCGGAGCTGATGAGCTCCCACACTGTCACCGTCTGACCCTTGAAGCTGCCCACGGGGACCTCAATGGTGGCCTTCTGAAAGGTCTCACGGGCCTGAAGCTCGGAGCAGAGCTCCCGCCGGGCCTGGGTGGCCTTCTCTGAGAGTGGCAGCAGGCTGAGCCCTGTGAGCGGGTCTGGCCGGCACTGCTGCTGCAGCTGGCCATAGGTAACGGGCTCCTGAGTGCCGGGGTCCTCGTAGACCTTGGCATCACCGCTGGGCACCGACAGGGCTCTGTTGGTCTCCTCATCCAGACAGCCCCGGGCATAGGCAACATCGAGGGGCACGCGGTGGCTCTTCCTGGGGTCCACGATGCCACCTGTGGACAGCTGGGCATCCAGCAGACGCAGGCCCTGCTCTCTGGGAATGAGGCCCTTCTTTAGGGCCTGGAACAGGGAGACGCTCTGCCCTGAGTAGGGGTCCTTATACCCTGTCACAGCTTTCTCAGCTGATAGCAGCTTCTCATGCAGCTCGGGCCCCACCAGGCCAGCACGCACTGCCTCATCCACAGTCAGCCGGGCACTGGTGGATGGGTCAACGATATGCCCGGTGCCGGCCTGGGCTTCCAGCAGGGCCACAGCCACCTCTGGCTGCAGAAGATCCTTCTTCTGAGCTTCGTAGATGCTCACCCTCTGCCCCGCCTCCTCCAGCCACACGCCCGCGATGACATTGGCACCCCGTAGGGCCTGCCTCACGGCGTCCACCTCAGCCACCTCTTGCACTGAGCGCTCGCCTCGCTGCAGCTGTTGGTAGAGGTTGTGGTCGATGACCCCGCTCTCAAGCAGCTCGGCAGCAGGTACCAGGGCACGCAGGCCCTCAAAGCAGAGCTGGCCCTTCTGCTCGTGCTCTTCCACCACTGTGATGACGATCTTGATGACCTTCTCTACGGTGATCTTGCCTGTGCGGAACTGACGGAGCAGCTCCCGCCTCTGTTCTGCTGTGAAGTACTCAGAGCTGATGAGCTCCCAGATGCTCACGGTCCTCCCTTGGAACTTGCCAAATGGTGCAGACACAGTGGCTTTCTCAAACACATCCCGGGCCTCCGAGTCAGTGTAGACAAGCTCACTGCCCCTGGCAACCTGATCTGTGAGTGGCAGGAGGCGCAGGCCTGTCTCGGGGTCCTCCACGCAGCGCTCCAGCAGCTGCCGGTAGGTAAGGTTCTCGTGTGTGTTGGGGTCGAAGAAGCCCTTGGTGTCGTCGCTGGGGTCCGCCAGGACGCGGCTCATCTCCTCGTCGAAGTAGCCGCGCTCGTAGGCCACGTGCACGGGCAGGCGGTGGCTGTGCACGGGGTCGATGATGCCGCCCGTGGCGATCTGGGCCTCCAGCAGGCGGA
It encodes the following:
- the PLEC gene encoding plectin isoform X10, with protein sequence MSGEDHEERTVAEEANGGSGSPSPGDTLPWNLEKTQRSRRGGGGSGGNGSVLDPAERAVIRIADERDRVQKKTFTKWVNKHLIKAQRHISDLYEDLRDGHNLISLLEVLSGDSLPREKGRMRFHKLQNVQIALDYLRHRQVKLVNIRNDDIADGNPKLTLGLIWTIILHFQISDIQVSGQSEDMTAKEKLLLWSQRMVEGYQGLRCDNFTSSWRDGRLFNAIIHRHRPVLIDMSKVYRQTNLENLDQAFSVAERDLGVTRLLDPEDVDVPQPDEKSIITYVSSLYDAMPRVPDAQDGVKASELQLRWQEYRELALLLLQWVRHHTAAFEERKVPTSFEEIEILWCQFLKFKETELPAKEADKTRSKGIYQSLEGAVQAGQLKVPPGYHPLDVEKEWGRLHVAILEREKQLRGEYERLECLQRIVSKLQMEAGLCEEQLNQADALLQSDIRLLATGKAPQRAAEVERDLDKADGMIRLLFNDVQTLKDGRHPQGEQMYRRVYRLHERLVAIRTEHNLRLKAGIAAPMTQVTLQSSQRRPELEDSTLRYLQDLLAWVEENQRRVDSAEWGVDLPSVEAQLGSHRGLHQSIEEFRAKVERARTDEGQLSPAPRGAYRDCLGRLDLQYAKLLNSSKARLRSLESLHNFVAAATKELMWLSEKEEEEVGFDWGEHNANMAAKKESYSALMRELELKEKKIKEVQNTGDRLLREDHPARPTVESFQAALQTQWSWTLQLCCCIEAHLKENTAYFQFFTDVRETEEQLRKLQGTLHRKYTCDRSVTVTRLEDLLQDAQDEKDQLTEYRGHLSGLAKRARAIVQLKPRSPAHPVRGHMPLLAVCDYKQAEVTVHKGDEWQLVGPAQPSHWKVLSSSGSEATVPSVCFLVPPPNQEAQEAVVRLEAQHQDLVALWHQLHVDMKSLLAWQSLSRDVQLIRSWSLVTFRTLKPEEQRQALRCLELHYRAFLQDSQDAGGFGPEDRLQAEREYSSCSRHYQQLLQSAEQGEQEASRCQRCISELRDIRLQLEACESRTVHRLRLPLDKEPARECAQRIAEQQKAQAEVEGLGKGVARLSAEAEKVLALPEPSPAAPTLRSELELTLGKLEQVRSLSAIYLEKLKTISLVIRSTQGAEEVLKAHEEQLKEAQAVPATLPELEATKAALKKLRAQAEAQQPVFDSLRDELRGAQEVGERLQQQHSERDVEVERWRERVAQLLERWQAVLAQVDVRQRELEQLGRQLRYYRESADPLGAWLQDARRRQEQIQAVPLANSRAVREQLRQEKALLEEIERHAEKVEECQRFAKQYINAIKDYELQLVTYKVQLEPVASPAKKPKVQSGSESVIQEYVDLRTRYSELTTLTSQYIKFISETLRRMEEEEVQTAQQEQLLQEAQALQQSFLSEKDRLLQRERLIEQEKAQLEQLFQDEVAKAQKLREEQQRQWQQVEEEKRQLEASMEEARRRQHEAEQGVQHKQEELQRLEQLRQQQERLLAEENQRLRERLQCLEEEHRAALARSEITALQAAAAKALPNGRDAPDGPAAEAEPEHAFDGLRQKVPAQWLQEVGILNADELERLIQGRTTVAELAQRDDMRCFLQGHSSIAGLLLKPANEKLSVYMALQRQLLSPGTALILLEAQAASGFLLDPVQNRRLTVSEAVREGIVGPELHHKLLSAERAVTGYTDPYTGERISLFQAMKKDLIVRDHGIRLLEAQIATGGIIDPVHSHRLPVHVAYERGYFDEEMSRVLADPSDDTKGFFDPNTHENLTYRQLLERCVEDPETGLRLLPLTDQVARGSELVYTDSEARDVFEKATVSAPFGKFQGRTVSIWELISSEYFTAEQRRELLRQFRTGKITVEKVIKIVITVVEEHEQKGQLCFEGLRALVPAAELLESGVIDHNLYQQLQRGERSVQEVAEVDAVRQALRGANVIAGVWLEEAGQRVSIYEAQKKDLLQPEVAVALLEAQAGTGHIVDPSTSARLTVDEAVRAGLVGPELHEKLLSAEKAVTGYKDPYSGQSVSLFQALKKGLIPREQGLRLLDAQLSTGGIVDPRKSHRVPLDVAYARGCLDEETNRALSVPSGDAKVYEDPGTQEPVTYGQLQQQCRPDPLTGLSLLPLSEKATQARRELCSELQARETFQKATIEVPVGSFKGQTVTVWELISSDYFTEEQRRELLRQFRTGKVTVEKVIKIVITIVEEVETMRQERLSFSGLRAPVPASELLAAGVLSKAQFEQLKDGKTSVKDLSEVDTVRTLLRGSDCLAGIYLEDSKEKVTIYEAMRRGLLRPSTATLLLEAQAATGFLVDPVRNQRLYVNEAVKNGVVGPELHEKLLSAEKAVTGYKDPYSGTTISLFQAMKKGLIVRDHGIRLLEAQIATGGIIDPVHSHRLPVHVAYERGYFDEEMSRVLADPGDDTRGFFDPNTHENLTYRQLLERCVEDPETGLRLLPLKGAEQTEVVETTQVYTEEETRRAFEETQIDIPGGGSLGGSTMSLWEVMQSDLIPEEQRARLMADFQAGRVTKERMIIIIIEIIEKTEVIRQQNLASYDYVRRRLTAEDLYEARVISREAYSLLREGTRTLREVLEEESAWRYLYGTGCVAGIYLPSSRQTLTIYQALKKGLLSAEVARFLLEAQAATGFLLDPVKGERLTVDEAVRKGLVGPELHDRLLSAERAVTGYRDPYTEQTISLFQAMKKELIPAEEALRLLDAQLATGGIVDPRLGFHLPLEVAYQRGYLNKDTHDQLSEPSEVRSYLDPSTDERLSYTQLLRRCRRHEDSGQLLLPLSDARKLTFRGLRKQITVEELVRSQVMDEATALQLQEGLTSVEEVSRSLQKFLEGTSCIAGVFVDATKERLSVYQAMKKGIIRPGTAFELLEAQAATGYVIDPIKGLKLTVEEAVRMGIVGPEFKDKLLSAERAVTGYKDPYSGKLISLFQAMKKGLILKDHGIRLLEAQIATGGIIDPEESHRLPVDVAYQRGLFDEEMNDILTDPSDDTKGFFDPNTEENLTYLQLMERCVEDPQTGLRLLPLREKKRERKTSSKSSVRKRRVVIVDPETGKEMSVYEAYRKGLIDHQTYLELSEQECEWEEITISSSDGVVKSMIIDRRSGRQYDIDEAIAKNLIDRSALDQYRAGTLSITEFADMLSGNAGGFRSRSSSVGSSSSYPISPAVSRTQLASWSDPTEDTGPVAGILDTETLEKVSITEAMRRSLVDNITGQRLLEAQACTGGIIDPATGERFPVTDAVNKGLVDKIMVDRINLAQKAFCGFEDPRTKTKMSAAQALKKGWLYYEAGQRFLEVQYLTGGLIEPDTPGRVPLDEALQRGVVDARTAQKLRDVSAYAKYLTCPKTKLKISYKDALDRSMVEEGTGLRLLEAAAQSSKGYYSPYGVSGSGSAAGSRSGSRTGSRAGSRRGSFDATGSGFSATFSSSSYSSSGYGRRYASGPASSLGSPEPAAA